A stretch of Besnoitia besnoiti strain Bb-Ger1 chromosome V, whole genome shotgun sequence DNA encodes these proteins:
- a CDS encoding hypothetical protein (encoded by transcript BESB_059220) has protein sequence MALGAGRDRADGGALPPLPAFPIAYYDDQHLFSSLLPHIEARLPLETVSIRCPLSPNVPLQCSGLRLEFLPHDEPRFEGLLPPATSSSSSTSVSSLSASSVAMKAAFASIAGVAAHVPLGGATAVGGGPTDTGSGVAAGTGTSGSGSHRPSAAHEAHADRPFIYLQILQLEGMDDYKTHHRRMLKAWVDSLTEQHEEWLVLYVTPFSDNDSQNKSFKKLLDKLRSDLNPQGSRNKERFLRLPTDATGNYASSPAFADLWNIFMARLKEALVASVETRSVQLEDEIQRQSQVAEPRFCPLFVAKENLARLHERCNRLEDALAVYDTMDLGNTTRQGSPADVKQCHSLFISFGFETPDDQVPLFFDPARLHKLHAQLREDTLSYVQFRQYLFARQADLLVRLQRVEELSARGVEMTSSLHKEIVAEGFKVSGNVWAVLACVNLAHFIVTKSISPPGFSPSFTGETPSRSSSHPTASHTPVSSSSSSSSSALLNLKRPGFAVSRTLHRLTPLQFSLSPTRRLHSSQRTNSPVKDDLAGGKAASASSPSSPALAGAASRRGGLGGAQGGLGDPGAETAGGADGLVGGASGILGGGAAASRVDAGAGTVPAARARSAAHLYAYGAQQLQRLIAWREREKWSLPLLEFPHTASREQGSLKGSMETGSQDMSGSRARSLPAADVDCAKEEAGSPARFPSSLSKAPKGGEEASEERGYTRSSSSPFAGLSTPPSQEDDNGFALAFSLPWWLCTKAELLEELRTLSDAEELLVHVFVLAGQQYVNCGYFRHAALLQFRLASAHFKRRDLDDCRKALSKMLPLFVKEPWTALWVQCQQLMAEASTGLGHADALASSYFLANANAVPGPSFFSSSHGGGRARLSLGAAERVELGPSAQGEPKPGEAGDADASFVQRERDSSISTMDTEALLPPQAYLERFISLAQKKRDFHEIDLGDDAGETAGTPHSSSCAGEQNAACGSGAGDSTSAFSEQASAVPAGASAQQGSEPRGRRAKEEREIRARATQTDSFEAAAWLGPDAPSVLKQEGQIYIRAAPNLYCWGALKPALVGLRSNSEREKVCRMRPALALASVPQLGPLEALASSHGLYQPYGSDDTPCTVAFVTPTAASGTHRAHMHGPGATSSNPFAALLKTSSDGRAAGVYGSSLYQTPRHLARGSADGLGDARGARGLGSAYLASTPSSTALPLYYGGGAQSPGTGGSLYGASVSSAGLGFRSSSFSRHDGRDNISTGFLSGSSARGGATGSAGSQASGLFGNLNQELLEQAVLRQLVDLLPLYRLPCHPELEPQNACLLAYAATLERVKPKSTAQVLGQLQQRRFLPAFNSPSLRDAAGGDGAARRGDGALTTEHSSWSARGKERPSQTVGGERGQAGADSKEGRSAELDGQPAFRSSSEEPPKRPANRGEDGGSGLQGASGPEGSGDKRGKELKWTRSRTLTELGKTLRGETCREKDSGNKQPGPSVPGSVGGAAGAVPAADKGGEESHSPHPGPLRGRVSLLLSTRRRSSAGPSTATEDEHASACSGMTARPTASPVASSTETLSVNSSSAKSGPVQRDAASTGGLPSEASTVRSAVPSAPGSGAVSDRDGAHPSSPGLRVAAAPARPGQSDAQRDGGSWLPSDRETQPHVLTSSAASRGLAGQFRVHGQDSADGGWGEPRSSATDVGPAGAVPPRGDTVGSPGSGRDGVDRLAHSRTRPQPLRESEMAAGVEATVPPQYRSSRALSVLQMGGSLQAAVPSLSVSLGQCVELRLHVHSSIAGPVEADAIALRLSQLPFSDVPPGAGGSMRQGPGGAGSVGTPSVAGLLGGGGIARTTHFEETQRQAPTSVWLVLRPAAGGHRVAEVSDTAEKTSEESSEEDSAREGRQARESGLKLQPGMNLLSLFWSSRFEGVFVLEQVCVVVGAVVLVQWAGELPPPGMIDEVRQAMQDVLLALPAEDEGGERRRCLREAEEGETVLQRARVKSAACLSAFPPEPVARKAAAKDVQQTASAACDAAVAAGRAAAETDALPPEKDDDRGGAGVRTSGALASPSVLPKGAFALASSGRHRRVSDKFSNPFFAFADWGDAAAALAFEDRMAPPTPACLLPGYAPCGATLVHPDAPLERMLRPLIFEFRPPATAVQMRIQPVGPNSSFLFLNARNHVKIRIDVLPGLLVFPKPARLRVLQCLLPAAAAASVIAEEDEDLIDEDLTSEHGGRFGLQRRLSAGGGSLADGSGAGAAAAGASPLRRGRSQAASKGSSSAEGESGSHGLRRDPSRGGAGTSVPSAAGVSSGVPAQGKERGEGLQPLDQNAEGTGRAGDRAATRASAVSFLEGVPSGSREGGSLLWGEGAAFAGFRGGSTEWTAPQSMGAGDWDDDEQVFEGAAVELNFDWENAMAVAVDDRPTRLRLCGGKASAASTDGGKGYPLRGMEGSSVEQQGHAREKDAGVEERSRRGEASPDESGCLGGDDCLSGEGEGAEGLPVLEQFDFIRIRAPAGDEGDVLALVPRRRPPPVRGAQLGDAEMLADPKGDSGEPHTPAESDSASSQGWLDLPKFCRSVEVLVPVVPVKATTVRPLECCLGEEDAFPPVAAAETEDRAAEALDGEQVNAAAAAAGAEGGDGESRVDPGAASASSPQRGRGPTGSPERAPAGASRAVGAERPSLSESRASSSLFINGVVPPLASGPARQYSNQGSSLFRWRATSWHGGDECGRGGGKGGQPGARERAFTTYSCASASAVRYRSSVSWRLLGEGSETPLHMDGRARLGDAELSALSGDLGREADPLAVTEDAAHVVASLQFYTSTGVDLNDRRRARRQRRRRELEKRRNAGAEDGAGKQGADSGQRAERKPDCRVEGLGPQEEDARGSALLGAFVPSVYCGGDDEDSERLPRGSISTVLQPHSTRPRLSGDRAALSDSDANSSEYAAVSVEAGDSADGPRKPKGDERSRTSLFLGSAGYPLARCGESISVTEGDIEGTRDLRSGEALEECFESITYSFSSTDLCRRRKLRRAKSKAPWGAEAGGAFDACGGSPASPLLPRKRETAWRDPDAREEEAWRSDCSASSGCHSWSGESGDGEDEGSGSSLASESETDGEAGPEREPQPVTILKVQTSRVYRLEVRPALSHACRSMHLSGGSVVHQIFLQSCAPAEAIVLDFATISPLTSFYEREERGRADAPPSSRDQGEPMQSRNTGNIRVSLIAPSPLYPSFFCQLSCQEEESVHLNTLLFGGQMTTVLVRLQHVLPERGEPPGLPVHPCLDGHRGPGAQKRRWAAHGLAPLSPTLTGVEEGSSPCSSRGRRDEDEEVEGREREAEPRDAQAGDGRQSGEGDEGAGPASQDCWAQEQGEREVAGETRGVVRPTGDRLRRGEDSWRGEEAPTNVCPAEWNCGASLTPRVEPYVLSLYYRFVQGFTPYDGVSPCGAYPHGPSAACGPSGRQGLEPPGSLAPVPVPCSPETKPVTSPPLGPGCWSGSAARGWCMSAGAAAGQEASSGKRGDRGLREETRQPLVYHIPLLLPVQKFPVEVNVFAPRTGRVSTPLFVSLVLTNCSNVRLQVCHSVSLEFDDAHPQRRPSARRVSALSSRGGVLAENGFASSSRLPFNPRLSGGGNSNEGEKEKERGGVAFGRCTNGRVPEEKPTRGPAGAAQTGAGASPRLGECHDWLMVGSKCRTTTLAGGGRSEVRFQLIPLRAGPLSLPAVRVYVRPDPDAGDGAAFGGQGARSFSRYNSHSGARGAQGHWEAELEKQGSSDSAASFRSTRLAGNGHNGGVQRSLTGNDETLESNGEWFTMPEGDSVTAGREVLVLPKVLSKPDLKLLPE, from the exons ATGGCGCTCGGCGCTGGCAGGGACAGGGCGGATGGCGGCGCTCTGCCGCCACTCCCTGCGTTCCCGATTGCGTACTACG ATGACCAGCacctcttctcctctctgctaCCCCACATTGAGGCCCGGCTACCACTGGAGACTGTCTCAATCCGGTGTCCCCTGTCTCCGAACGTCCCCCTGCAGTGCAGTGGTCTTCGCCTCGAGTTCCTTCCGCACGATGAGCCGCGATTCGAAGGGCTTCTGCCCCCGGCTACGagctcttcctcgtcgacctccgtttcgtctctctcggcaTCTTCCGTGGCTATGAAggccgcgttcgcctccatTGCCGGGGTCGCCGCACATGTCCCCCTtggaggcgcgaccgcggtcggaggcggACCAACCGACACCGGCAGCGGAGTTGCAGCGGGCACGGGGACCAGTGGATCAGGTTCTCACcggccgtctgctgcgcacgAGGCTCATGCAGACCGCCCTTTTATTTATCTTCAGATTCTCCAACTCGAAGGCATGGATGACTACAAAACACATCACAGAAG gATGCTGAAGGCTTGGGTAGACAGCCTCACCGAACAACACGAGGAGTGGCTCGTTCTCTACGTGACCCCGTTTTCTGACAACGACTCGCAAAACAAATCCTTCAAGAAGCTTCTCGAcaagctgcgcagcgactTGAACCCGCAGGGCTCTCGAAACAAAGAACGCTTCCTCCGTCTGCCCACAGACGCGACTGGCAACTACGCGAGCAGTCCCGCATTCGCAGACCTCTGGAAT ATCTTCATGGCTCGCTTGAAGGAGGCCCTAGTGGCGTCCgtcgagacgcgcagcgtgcAGTTGGAGGACGAGATTCAGCGGCAGAGTCAGGTCGCGGAGCCCCGTTTTTGTCCCCTGTTTGTCGCGAAAGAGAatctcgcgcggcttcacGAACGGTGCAATCGCCTGGAG GACGCGCTGGCGGTCTATGACACGATGGACTTGGGTAACACGACACGGCAGGGCTCTCCAGCGGATGTCAAGCAGTGTCACAGCTTGTTTATTTCGTTTGGCTTCGAGACGCCAGACGACCAagttcctctcttcttcgaccccgcgcggctgcacaagctgcatgcgcagctgcgcgaagaCACCCTTTCGTATGTGCAGTTTCGCCAGTACCTGTTTGCGAGACAAGCTGACCTCCtcgtgcgcctccagcgag TCGAGGAACtgagcgcgcgaggcgtcgagATGACGTCTTCCCTGCACAAGGAAATCGTCGCGGAGGGCTTCAAGGTGTCGGGAAATGTCTGGGCAGTTCTCGCGTGCGTCAACCTGGCGCATTTTATCGTTACAAAG TCGATTTCACCTCCGGGGTTCTCGCCGTCCTTTACGGGTGAAACTCcttcgcgctcctcctcccaCCCGACAGCGAGTCACACACCGGTCTCCTCGAGTTCCTcttccagcagcagcgcccttCTCAATTTGAAGCGCCCCGGTTTCGCCGTGAGCCGCACGCTGCACCGCTTGACACCTCTGCAgttttcgctctctcccaCGCGACGACTTCATTCGTCTCAGCGAACGAACTCACCTGTAAAGGACGACCTTGCTGGAGGCAAAGCTGCAtcagcctcgtcgccttcgtccccgGCTCTCGCCGGTGCAGCCTCTAGGCGAGGGGGCCTCGGCGGAGCCCAAGGCGGCCTTGGCGACCCCGGGGCGGAAaccgcaggaggcgcggacggcCTCGTGGGGGGGGCCTCGGGGATTCTGGgggggggcgccgccgcgagccgagtcgacgcgggcgcggggactgtgcccgcggcgcgggctcgaAGCGCGGCGCATCTGTACGCGTACGGCGCCCAGCAGTTGCAGCGGCTGATCGCgtggcgcgagcgcgagaagtGGAGCCTGCCGCTTCTCGAGTTTCCGCACACGGCTTCCAGAGAGCAGGGGAGTCTGAAGGGGAGTATGGAGACCGGCAGCCAGGACATGAgtggaagccgcgcgcgctcgcttccgGCGGCGGATGTGGACtgcgcgaaggaggaagctgGCTCTCCCGCGCGGTTCCCTTCCTCGCTTTCCAAGGCCCCTAaggggggcgaggaggcgtcggAGGAAAGGGGCTACACCCGGAGCTCCAGCAGCCCATTCGCGGGACTGTCGACCCCTCCGTCCCAAGAAGACGACAACGGATTCGCGTTGGCGTTCTCTCTGCCCTGGTGGTTGTGCACCAAGGCCGAACTtctggaggagctgcgaaCCCTATCTGACGCCGAGGAACTCCTCGTCCACGTGTTTGTCCTCGCCGGGCAGCAGTACGTCAACTGCGGGTACTTCCGGCACGCTGCGCTGCTCCAGTTCAGACTCGCCTCCGCACACTTCAAGCGACGCGACCTCGACGACTGCAGAAAGGCGCTCTCCAAAATGCTGCCCTTGTTTGTCAAGGAACCGTGGACAGCG CTGTGGGTCCAGTGTCAGCAGCTCATGGCTGAGGCTTCCACAGGACTTGgccacgcggacgcgctcgcgtcttcctATTTCCTCGCCAACGCGAACGCCGTCCCTGGACCATCGTTTTTCTCGTCGTCTCAcgggggggggcgcgcgcggctgtctctcggGGCGGCTGAGCGGGTGGAGCTGGGGCCAAGTGCTCAGGGCGAGCCGAAGCCTGGTGAggcgggagacgcagacgcttcGTTTGtccagagagagcgcgacaGCTCCATCTCGACGATGGACACGgaggcgcttcttccgccgcaaGCCTACCTGGAGCGCTTCATCTCTCTCGCGCAAAAGAAGCGAGACTTCCACGAGATTGACCTCGGTGACGACGCCGGAGAGACCGCGGGCACTCCGCATTCCTCTtcgtgcgcaggcgagcagaaCGCGGCCTGCGGATCGGGTGCGGGCGACTCGACCTCTGCGTTTTCAGAGCAAGCTTCTGCCGTTCCGGCGGGTGCATCAGCCCAGCAGGGGTCTGAGCCCCGTGGAAgaagggcgaaggaggagcgcgagatACGAGccagggcgacgcagacggacTCCTTTGAGGCCGCTGCATGGCTCGGGCCCGACGCCCCTTCAGTTCTCAAGCAAGAGGGTCAGATCTAcatccgcgcggcgccgaactTGTATTGCTGGGGAGCGCTCAAGCCCGCACTCGTTGGCCTGCGGAGCAAcagtgagagagagaaagttTGTCGCATGCGCCCTGCGCTCGCCCTGGCCTCCGTCCCTCAG TTAGGGCCTttggaggcgctcgcgtcgtcgcacGGTCTGTATCAACCCTACGGGTCAGACGACACGCCATGCACTGTGGCCTTCGTCACGCccacggcggcgagcgggaCGCATCGCGCGCACATGCACGGGCCAGGGGCGACATCGTCGAATCCCTTTGCGGCGCTTCTGAAGACCTCGAGCGACGGGCGAGCTGCCGGCGTCTACGGCTCGTCTCTGTATCAGACGCCACGGCACCTAGCCCGGGGCTCTGCAGACGGGCTCGGGGACGCCAGGGGAGCACGAGGTCTGGGGTCGGCGTATCTTGCGAGCACGCCCTCGTCGACCGCCCTGCCGCTCTACTACGGCGGAGGGGCGCAGTCGCCTGGCACCGGGGGTTCTTTGTACGGGGCGTCGGTGTCATCTGCGGGCCTCGGGTTTCGTTCTTCCTCGTTTTCCAGACACGACGGGCGGGACAACATATCGACCGGCTTCCTCTCCGGCAGCtcggcgagggggggggccaCGGGGTCTGCGGGGTCGCAGGCCTCGGGGCTTTTTGGGAACCTGAACCAGGAGCTGCTCGAGCAGGCTGTGCTCCGCCAGCTGGTCGACCTGCTCCCTCTCTACCGGCTTCCTTGCCACCCGGAACTGGAGCCTCAAAACGCCTGTCTACTCGCCTATGCCGCGACTCTGGAAAGAGTCAAACCCAAGTCGACGGCGCAGGTGCTTGGCCaactccagcagcgccgcttcCTTCCCGCCTTCAACTCGCCTTCCCTTAGGgacgcagcgggcggcgacggagccgCACGCCGAGGGGATGGCGCGCTGACCACAGAACACAGTTCGTGGAGTGCGAGGGGGAAAGAGAGACCCAGCCAAACCgtgggcggcgagcgaggccagGCTGGAGCGGACAGCAAAGAAGGGCGCTCCGCAGAGCTTGACGGGCAGCCAGCCTTCCGCTCCTCCAGTGAGGAGCCTCCGAAGCGCCCAGCCAAtcgcggcgaggacggcggcagcgggctgCAGGGGGCCTCGGGGCCGGAGGGGAGCGGAGACAAACGAGGAAAGGAGCTTAAGTGGACGCGAAGTCGAACTCTCACGGAGTTGGGAAAAACGCTGAGGGGTGAAACATGCCGAGAAAAAGACTCAGGAAACAAGCAACCAGGGCCGTCTGTGCCAGGCAGCGTGGGCGGGGCCGCCGGAGCAGTCCCTGCCGCAGACAAGGGAGGGGAAGAAAGCCACAGCCCTCATCCAGGGCCGCTTCGGGGACGGGTGTCTCTTCTGCTGTCGACTCGCCGACGCTCGTCTGCGGGCCCCTCGACTGCCACTGAAGACGAGCACGCCTCTGCCTGCTCGGGGATGACCGCGAGGCCGACCGCGTCGCCAGTGGCCTCCAGCACGGAGACACTCTCCGTCAACTCTTCTTCAGCGAAATCAGGGCCAGTGCAGCGGGACGCAGCTTCTACCGGGGGTTtgccgagcgaggcgagcacgGTCCGGTCGGCAGTCCCGAGCGCCCCAGGGTCAGGCGCCGTTTCCGACCGCGATGGAGCCCATCCTTCGTCGCCGGGCCTTCgagtggcggccgcgccggcgcgccccgGCCAGAGCGACGCCCAGCGCGACGGGGGTTCGTGGCTGCCTAGCGACCGCGAAACCCAACCCCACGTGCTgacgtcgtcggcggcgagcaggggGCTCGCTGGCCAGTTCCGGGTGCACGGTCAAGACTCTGCAGACGGCGGATGGGGCGAGCCGCGGTCGTCAGCCACTGATGTGgggcctgccggcgctgtCCCGCCTCGCGGAGACACGGTCGGCAGCCCGGGGTCAGGACGGGACGGAGTGGACAGACTCGCACAttcgcggacgcgcccgcagcctctgcgggaGTCCGAGATGGCGGCGGGCGTGGAGGCAACCGTCCCTCCGCAGTACCGGTCGTCGCGCGCTCTGTCTGTCCTTCAGATGGGGGGCAGTCTCCAGGCTGCAGTCCCCAGTCTGTCTGTGAGTCTTGGACAGTGCGTGGAGCTTCGGCTTCACGTGCACTCGAGCATCGCAGGCCCCGTGGAGGCCGACGCGATCGCGCTCCGTCTCTCCCAGTTGCCTTTCTCGGACGTGCCGCCCGGGGCCGGAGGCAGCATGCGACAGGGCCCGGGGGGCGCTGGCTCTGTGGGGACGCCTTCCGTCGCAGGCCTCTtgggaggcggagggatAGCCCGGACGACGCACttcgaggagacgcagcggcaggcgccgaccTCCGTATGGCTCGTTCTGCggcccgccgcggggggtCACAGGGTTGCAGAGGTCTCAGAtacggcggagaagacgagcgaggagagcagcgaagaggactcCGCGAGAGAAGGGCGGCAAGCAAGAGAATCAGGACTGAAGCTCCAGCCTGGCATGAACTTGCTGAGTCTCTTCTGGAGCAGCCGGTTCGAGGGCGTCTTCGTGCTTGAGCAGGTCTGCGTGGTGGTGGGCGCTGTCGTCCTCGTTCAGTGGGctggcgagctgccgccgcctggtATGATCGACGAAGTGCGCCAAGCCATGCAGGACgtgcttctcgctcttcctgcggaggacgagggaggcgagagacgccgatGCCTGCGGGAGGCTGAGGAAGGGGAAACAGTCCTCCAGAGGGCGCGGGTGAAGTCTGCAGCTTGCCTGTCGGCCTTCCCTCCCGAACCTGTCGCCAGGAAAGCCGCTGCCAAAGACGTTCAGCAGACCGCGTCAGCGGCCTGTGATGCAGCAGTAGCAGCgggtcgcgcagctgccgagaCAGACGCGTTACCGCCGGAAAAGGATGACGATCGCGGTGGAGCCGGGGTCAGGACTTCTggcgctctcgcgtcgccgtccgtGCTCCCGAAGGGAGCTTTTGCACTTGCATCGTCAGGACGGCATCGCAGAGTGTCTGACAAATTTTCGAATCCCTTCTTTGCGTTCGCTGACTGGGGggacgctgccgctgcgcttGCGTTCGAGGACCGCATGGCGCCGCCGACTCCTGCGTGCCTGCTCCCGGGCTACGCGCCGTGTGGGGCGACGCTTGTCCATCCAGACGCGCCCCTGGAGCGCATGTTGCGGCCGCTGATCTTCGAGTTTCGGCCTCCAGCCACTGCTGTTCAAATGCGGATCCAGCCGGTGGGACCGAACTCCTCTTTTCTGTTTCTGAACGCGCGAAACCACGTCAAGATTCGAATCGACGTCCTTCCAggtcttctcgtcttccccAAGCCGGCGAGACTACGAGTGCTGCAGTGTCTGCtccctgccgctgccgccgcgtctgtcaTTGCCGAAGAAGATGAGGACTTGATAGACGAGGATCTCACTTCAGAACACGGCGGACGCTTCGGACTCCAGCGACGGCTGTCCGCAGGGGGCGGGTCCCTCGCCGACGgctccggcgcgggcgcggcggccgcaggcgcgtctccgctgcgccgcggcagatCTCAAGCGGCGAGCAAGGGGAGTTCgtctgcagaaggcgagagcggctcgcacggtctgcgccgcgaccccTCGCGAGGTGGGGCCGGCACTTCTGTCCCTTCGGCCGCGGGGGTCTCCAGCGGCGTTCCGGCTcaggggaaggagagaggcgaaggcctccaGCCGCTGGATCAGAACGCGGAGGGGACGGGGCGAGCCGGAGAcagagcagcgacgcgggcaAGCGCTGTGTCCTTTCTGGAAGGGGTTCCGTCTGGGTCTAGGGAAGGCGGGTCCCTCCTCTggggggagggcgccgccttTGCGGGCTTCCGGGGGGGCTCGACCGAGTggacggcgccgcagtcCATGGGCGCTGGAGACTGGGATGACGACGAGCAGGTTTTCGAGGGCGCTGCGGTGGAGTTAAACTTTGACTGGGAGAATGCCATGGCTGTTGCGGTGGATGACAGACCGACCCGCCTAAGGCTGTGTGGAGGCAAGGCCTCGGCTGCCTCCACAGACGGTGGAAAGGGGTACCCCCTGCGGGGCATGGAGGGCTCGAGCGTAGAACAGCAGGGACACGCTAGGGAAAAAGACGCAGGCGTGGAGgaacgaagcagacgcggtGAGGCCTCGCCAGATGAATCCGGATGTCTCGGGGGAGATGACTGCCTTTCTGGCGAAGGtgaaggcgccgaaggccttCCGGTTCTTGAGCAGTTCGACTTCATTCGGATCCGCGCCCCTgcaggagacgagggcgacgttCTTGCTCTCGTGCCGAGGCGACGACCGCCCCCGGTTCGTGGAGCCCAACTTGGAGACGCGGAGATGCTCGCCGATCCgaaaggcgacagcggagagccGCACACACCAGCTGAGAGTGACAGTGCCTCCTCGCAGGGATGGCTGGACCTGCCCAAGTTCTGTCGGAGTGTGGAGGTGCTTGTCCCCGTAGTCCCGGTGAAGGCCACGACTGTCAGGCCGCTCGAGTGCTGCCTGGGTGAGGAGGATGCCTTTCCTCCCGttgccgcagcggagactgAAGACcgggccgcggaggcactcgacggcgagcaggtgaacgccgccgccgcggccgccggcgctgaaGGCGGGGACGGGGAAAGCCGCGTCGACccaggcgcggcgtctgcgtcctctccgcagcgTGGGCGCGGCCCGACAGGCTCGCCTGagcgggcgcctgcaggcgcgtcgcgcgcagtGGGAGCGGAAAGACCGTCTCTCTCGgagtctcgcgcgtcctcgagTTTGTTTATCAACGGGGTCGtgcctccgctcgcctcaGGCCCGGCGCGGCAGTACAGCAACCAGGGGTCGTCGCTGtttcgctggcgcgcgacgTCTTGGCACGGAGGGGACGAGtgcgggagaggcgggggGAAGGGAGGGCAGCCgggagcgcgagagcgggcCTTCACGACGTACTcgtgcgcctcggcgtccgccgttCGCTACCGCTCTTCGGTTTCGTGGAGACTCTtgggcgagggcagcgagaCGCCCCTCCACATGGACGGTCGCGCCCGGCtaggcgacgcagagctgAGTGCCCTCTCTGGCGACCtagggagagaggcagacccTCTCGCCGTGaccgaagacgccgcccaCGTCGTGGCCTCGCTTCAGTTCTACACGAGCACAGGCGTCGACCTGAACGATCGGAGacgagcgcggagacagcgacgccgacgggagttggagaagcggaggaatgccggcgcagaggatGGGGCAGGCAAGCAGGGAGCCGACAgcgggcagcgcgcggagaggaagccAGACTGCAGGGTAGAGGGCCTTGGACCccaggaggaagacgcccgGGGCAGCGCTCTCCTAGGCGCATTCGTGCCTTCTGTGTAttgcggaggcgacgacgaagacagcgagcggctgccgcggggcAGTATCTCCACCGTACTGCAGCCGCACTcgacgcgaccgcggctTTCGGGAGACCGCGCGGCGCTAAGCGACTCCGACGCGAATTCGTCTGAATATGCGGCAGTCTCCGTCGAGGCGGGGGATTCTGCGGACGGCCCGCGGAAGCCCAAGGGCGACGAGCGCAGTCGGACGTCGCTCTTTCTGGGCTCCGCTGGGTATCCActggcgcgctgcggcgaaagCATCTCCGTGACGGAGGGCGACATCGAAGGCACGCGTGACCTCCGCtcaggcgaggcgcttgaGGAGTGCTTCGAAAGCATCACCTACTCGTTTTCTAGCACAGATCTGTGCCGGCGCAGAAAGCTGCGAAGAGCCAAGTCGAAGGCGCCGTGGGGCGCTGAAGCCGGAGGCGCGTTCGACGCGTGTGGCGGATCTCCGGCTTCGCCTCTTTTGCcgaggaagagggagacagcGTGGCGCGATCCGGACGCGAGGGAAGAGGAAGCTTGGCGCTCCGACTGCAGCGCATCGTCTGGATGTCATTCGTGGTCaggggagagcggcgacggggaAGATGAGGGCAGCGGCTCGTCCCTCGCAAGCGAGAGCGAAAcggacggcgaggcagggccggagagagagccgcagccaGTTACGATTTTGAAGGTTCAGACGTCGCGTGTCTACCGTCTTGAAGTGCGCCCGGCGCTCTCCCACGCCTGCCGGTCGATGCATCTCTCGGGAGGCTCGGTCGTCCATCAGATTTTCCTTCAGAGCTGTGCGCCAGCCGAGGCCATTGTCCTCGACTTTGCGACAATCTCCCCGCTCACCTCATTCtacgagcgagaagagagagggcgcgcagacgcgccgccttccagccGGGACCAGGGGGAACCGATGCAGAGCCGAAACACAGGAAACATCCGCGTCAGCCTCATTGCTCCATCGCCCTTGTACCCAAGCTTCTTCTGTCAGCTCAGCTGTCAAGAGGAAG AGTCAGTGCACCTGAACACACTGCTCTTTGGAGGGCAAATGACGACGGTTCtggtgcggctgcagcatGTGCTTCCAGAGCGGGGGGAGCCCCCCGGCTTGCCCGTCCACCCCTGCCTCGACGGACACCGCGGGCCTGGAGCCCAGAAGCGCCGCTGGGCGGCGCacgggctcgcgccgctctcgccgacGCTCACGGGAGTCGAGGAGGGCTCTTCGCCTTGCTCGTCGCGTGGCCGCCgtgacgaggacgaagaggtcGAAggacgagagagggaggcggagccgcgcgacgcgcaggccggcgacggtcggcagagcggagaaggcgacgagggcgcaggCCCTGCTTCTCAGGATTGCTGGGCGCAGGAgcagggcgagcgagaggtTGCCGGCGAGACCCGCGGTGTGGTGAGACCTACTGGCGAtcgtctgcgcagaggagaagattcgtggcgcggcgaagaggcaccCACGAATGTCTGCCCAGCAGAATGGAACTGCGGCGCGTCACTGACCCCTCGCGTTGAGCCCTACGTCCTATCTCTGTACTACCGCTTTGTTCAAGGATTCACTCCGTACGACGGCGTGTCTCCGTGTGGTGCGTATCCCCACGggccgtctgcggcctgcgggcCTTCGGGGCGGCAAGGCCTCGAGCCGCCAGGATCGCTTGCGCCCGTCCCTGTCCCCTGCTCGCCTGAAACG